The genome window TGCAGCCGTGCAGCATCATATGCACGAAAGTAAAATTTGGTTGCTTTGAAACAagacgtgtatatatatatatatatatatatatgagatgcaACAGGGAAGCACGGTGTtggtgatgaaaaaaaaaagtgaaactgacatataacaaaagaaataatGTACCTTTTATGCGTGATGTGTGAAAGAATGAGTATACCTGCTCTATGGTATATGTTGGCTTTATATAAGCCTAATTTTATTCTAATCTCCTATATCAAAATTTACCAAATACAAGTCAAATTGTGATTagataaaacaaattttattggataattcaagacttaaattatctaatctttgataacttaagtcttgagggggcatttgtagataaaaaaattgcagcacaattaaataaaaatagtgGGTTTTAAATGggctttaaattaaaataatttatgaagcccaaattaaattaaattagtgAAATGGATAAAACttaagataaattcaaataaaatcaaatttaaataaaataaaaataaaatcaaagagataatctttgattaagtgatttctctataatacccttaatgtcaagggttaaggccaatAGTACATCAAGTAAATTTCACTTCTCCAATTTgtctataaataccaagctcatttggagaaaaaaaagaggaggggGAGAGATAAACTATTTAAAGACTGTCAAATttccttcaagttcaagttctctaaatgcGAGATTCTTATAATtccatcaagtctcaagtccaagtccaagtcaagtcccagaagtgaaaagttcaagttctctaaatccaaaattcttagaattccctcaagtctcaaatccaagtcaagttcCAGAAGTAAAAGGTATAAGTTCACcaaatcccaaattcaagtccatcaatcaaattcaactagaGTTTATTAtaaattcgtagaatttgtttgaagtgtTCAACTAAAAATCATAGAATTCCGTATTCGGATGGAATACGTCAAGagaagagatcaagtccactttgatttacatatttgtaatttgtatcaacttttaagtgtattttaatttacactgagaaATTTATTGTGTACAATATCCACCTCTTCTCTACTCTcatatttcttaaaaaataacaaataacttTTTGGTGAACTAGCGGACTCCATATCTTTTAGGATATCAATATAaacatatgtaaatatatatgtggGGTAATGtaagaaattcaaaaatataaaaaaatgttaGTAATTATATGAAATTAGGTATTGGATGCAtatataccaaaaaaaattgtgtataGATAGTGAATTTCTACAAATTTAATCCATAAAATGAGCAAAGTGCACATTTAAACgaaaagagaaacaaacatgagaaacaaaaaaaaataaaaaaaaacaaaaataagatcaTAGACTAGGTAATTTTATTGCAAATGAAAAGGAACATTGAAATGACATGAGAACtatcatatatttttattatagcTATAGCTTTTAGGATTTAATCAAACTTTTGCCACCTCTAATAGAAAATTATAGCTAAAGCTTTGACAAACAACACTCCATCAAAGGTAataactatacatatataatcacAAGAATCACTTTTTTAAGACATAAAGTGTTCATCACTATTTGTAcacaaaataaaagacaaaactaaaaatattaagtgggTGCATGTAAGGATGATTTTGGAATCTCTAgagcctttttctttttcttttgctagTTTCATGGTACCTTTGTCCATGAACATTATCATCTTTATATCTTCTCATTGAGGGAAGTATTGAAAGACACTTGAAAAAGGGAAAGCAAAAGGGCCACCAAAAGCAAAAGACTATTTACCTGCAAAACCCATATAAGAGAACCCATAATTAGAGTACTAATTAAttacaatattaattttaagtaaaaaaataaatattgttacataccttttccttcctttcccACAAAATTTTATTAGGAGAGAAAGAAACATGATGAGCAATGCCACCCCAGCGACGAGTCCAATTAAGATTGCAAGTGTCTTCTCAATCTCATCATCATTGTGGTTCTTGTCTACACATCAAAAACAACCAAAACAACTTTATAATTGTTCGATCCAATTATTACCCAAATGAGTGACTAGATGATGATAACAATGTGATTTccatttctttattctttgctTCTTTTTAATTGAATTCAGAACAACATCCCATAAATCGTGCATTGATTAACTTGTCATTTGAAATAGCAACTAGGTCAATTAGCATTTGGTTCTTGTTATGTGGGGAATCAATTAGCTATCTTAAGGCATGCACGTCATAATTTTGAAGTTCTATAAATGTAGCTAGCTTTCTtctaaaacgaaaaaaaaaaatgttttattttccCGGATAAGAGAGGTGtgaatatttattaatttcagAAAGAAGTTGCATTGCATAAACAATGTGGGCAATCCATCTTTCATTTCTTACATTTTTTGGGGTTAATTTTATATTCGTCACATTTAGCACAAGGAGAATAATTACAAGATTTAACAACATGCATCATTATTTacgaatttatttttatttattcttatAAACAATTATTGGAGGTGAAACTCACCTAATGCAAGATCTAAGAAATTAAATCTCACAAGAATATCTTGATCATATAGCTGGTTAGATTACATTATAGAAAGTCACGATAGTTCAAGAGAAATCTACATTCAAGTCCTTCACacgaaataaacaaacaaagacaaaacaaaataagaaagcaAAGCCGCTATTCACATGGGGTGGTAAGTAAGTTCAAGGTTAATACTTAATATACAAACAGAAGAACAAATACAAGCCACCACCGCCATTCACGGTGGCGACACCACTTACCATTTCCGCCGTGAGAGTGAGCGCCACCTTTCGAGAATCGCACGTAGCACTTACCCAAATACATGTCCCCCGCAGCGGTGGGCCCACAATCAGTTTTCAACCGTTGGATCGCCTCCGACAAGCAATCCTGGCACTCGCTCCCGCTCAGATCCCCAACGCACTGCGCGTAACCGTACATGTCACCCGACCCACCGGTTCTGTACGGTTTGTAAGATCCATCAACCGCCGCAAGATAATCCAACAGCGCATCACGCCTTGTCAACGAATCAGAGTCATACTCAATCGACGGCCCACATTTCTTCAACGCCACAGTCCCGTCCTCCACGCCTAAAAACGTAGCGTTGTCGTACTTGACGAGACACCCGTCGAGTTGCAACACGCCCCCTGTTGAGTCGAGGCAGAGTGTACCGAGTTGAGTGACGGCACGTGCGACGCAACGGGAACAGTCTCCGCCGTTGATGTCGCCGCGGCATTGGAAGAGGCCGTAGAGGGTGTTGTCTTGAGAGGAGGGGGATTGGATCGTGAAATTGTTGTAAGTGGTGAAGGTGGCCGAGTTGACCAGGGAAGTGAGGAGCGAGTTGAGGTTGTTCTCGTAAGGTGAGTTTGGGGTGAACTTGAGCTGTGAACAGCCTCCATAGACGAAGGAGTCTAAAGCTGAATTTGATGGTTTTGTGTGGATTGTGAGTGTGAATACtagaaagagaagaaacagaGTCACCGCAGACATGGTTGAAGAAATTGATATTATTGTTGGAGGTGTATCTGCTGAgtgagaaggaagaaggaggTCTAAAAAAAGGTTtgctttgaaaataaaatacgtCAGGAACTCAGCTGTCATTTCGTACAAATTAATGAATTATAGAATGAATtgcaattttcattttcaaaaaaaaaaaataatgaaactaGTTATATGAATGTGGatccaaaattttgaaattaagataacTATCTTGTGCCTTTTTTTGTCACAAAGTAAATTCTTAATTAAATAAAGTATTATTTAGGTCATCGAAATATAAAAGTTTTTGCAATTGGTCACTGTCATGAAACTTTTTCAGTtttaaattttgacaaataGATCACTCCAGTCCAATTTCCGTGAATTCACTGTAGAAATCTACTACTGACCCGTGACAAATTTGCCATAGTGAAAGAGATGACGTGGAATTTTGATGTCGTGTAAAGTTTAagttacatatatttttttaaaaaaattctcataCGTTTATGAGCATGAAATACTGCTTTTCAGACTTATGTTTATTTACAGATAGACCAATGAATTTTATGTACACTATAATTACATTCCTTGAATTGTATGTTCAATATAATTACAGTCCCTATTCAACTGGTACTTCAATTACTGGGAACAAcactaatttattaaaatttgttgTAATATACATATTATTCTATTAAAACATTTATTTGAACACGTTGTGGGCAGTGAATAATAGCTACATTTTATACCACATACAATTTCCCTATGACGATCAATAGCAAAATTTACATTAATATTTTTGTTCTAACAtttctatattatttttaatattttgaagTACGAAAAtttctaattattatttattatattgaaTCGGTTTAGACTCAATCTAATCTCCAGTTGAACCATTTATGCGAAATTTGCTCAAGAGTGGGAGCCTTTCGATTGGACAAACAACCCGTAAGGTGATTTGGGGCCATTTGtaagattttaaaattttgatgacTATTGGCAAGGCTCCACGTGTAAATTTGATGCTATCAAATGTACAACATTTTGACTTAAtcccaataataataaaattaaaattttatgggtagaagatatatttttttataattgaaaTTAGTATAATTAAGTGGGTTAGATAGGAAATGAGTTGGAATAATCAACTGCTATTTTTACACAgcaggtgtccgaacaccttgTATGAAAACATGATT of Tripterygium wilfordii isolate XIE 37 chromosome 13, ASM1340144v1, whole genome shotgun sequence contains these proteins:
- the LOC120012202 gene encoding plasmodesmata-located protein 6-like produces the protein MTAEFLTYFIFKANLFLDLLLPSHSADTPPTIISISSTMSAVTLFLLFLVFTLTIHTKPSNSALDSFVYGGCSQLKFTPNSPYENNLNSLLTSLVNSATFTTYNNFTIQSPSSQDNTLYGLFQCRGDINGGDCSRCVARAVTQLGTLCLDSTGGVLQLDGCLVKYDNATFLGVEDGTVALKKCGPSIEYDSDSLTRRDALLDYLAAVDGSYKPYRTGGSGDMYGYAQCVGDLSGSECQDCLSEAIQRLKTDCGPTAAGDMYLGKCYVRFSKGGAHSHGGNDKNHNDDEIEKTLAILIGLVAGVALLIMFLSLLIKFCGKGRKR